In the Apodemus sylvaticus chromosome 3, mApoSyl1.1, whole genome shotgun sequence genome, CCGTTTTGGTCTTCTCCGTGGCCGGGAGTTCTATATGAAAGACATGTACACCTTTGACTCCTCCTCCGAGGCAGCCCAGGAGACCTACGGCCTGGTGTGTGATGCTTATTGTAGGCTGTTCGACAGGCTGGGGTTGCGATGGGTGAAGGCCAGGGCAGATGTGGGCAGCATCGGAGGCACAATGTCCCATGAATTCCAGTTACCAGTGGACATTGGAGAGGACCGGCTTGTGGTCTGTCCCAGCTGCCACTTCTCAGCCAACACAGAGATACTAGATTTGTCACAAAAGATCTGCCCTGACTGCCAGGGTCCACTGTCAGAAACCAAAGGCATTGAGGTGGGGCACACGTTCTACCTCGGTACCAAGTACTCTTCCATTTTCAGTGCCCACTTTAACAATGCCCATGGGGAATCTTTGCTGTGTGAAATGGGGTGCTACGGGCTGGGGGTCACTCGGATCCTGGCTGCGGCCATCGAAGTTCTCTCTACAGAAGACTGCATCCGCTGGCCCCGCCTCCTGGCCCCTTACCAAGTCTGCGTCATTCCCCCTAAGAAGGGCAGCAAGGAGGCGGCAGCCACAGAGATTGTGGAGCAGTTATATGATGATGTCACCGAGGCAGTGCCTCAGCTCCGAGGGGAGGTCGTGCTGGATGACAGGACCCACCTGACCATTGGGAACAGGCTGAAAGATGCCAACAAGCTGGGTTACCCCTTTGTGATCATTGCAGGCAAGAGGGCCTTGGAGGACCCAGCACACTTTGAGGTTTGGTCCCAGAATACTGGTGAGGTGGTCTTCCTCACCAGAGAGGGAGTCATGGAACTACTGACTGGCGTGCATGTTGTCTAAGTGCCCAACCACACCTGCTCCTCACCTCGGTGTTCACCCTGACACTGTAGATCCCTCCACATCTGTCCTGGGTAGCTTCTCCGGGAAGGGCGTCTCATGGAAGGAGAGATCATGTTAGGGAAAACTACTCCTCCGCTTGTGATGGCGTATAGTGAGTCATTAACTCCTCCTCTGCCGGGCTGGTTGTGCTACCATATGCCATTCCCTTTTATATGTTAGGGGGGCTGAAAGGTGACAGAGAGACCCAGGTCGCTTTCCCTTGAGCTGAGTGTCTGGGTGTAAGATGAGAATGGTTGAGAGCTGGGGCCAtgctctccacccaccccacagCCTGACCACACGCCTTGCCTTCCATGCAATCCAGAGAGCAGGGCTGGTGGCCCTTCACTGGGGAGGTGGAGCTGCAGAGCCAGGAATCTGGCACACCCACACCCCTGCGGGGGGCCCTGGGATGCTCATCTGGACGTGAAGATGATGTTAGGTCTGTGAGGTCCTGGGGCTCTCACTGAGCCGCTGCATGAGCCTCCTGGATCTGGTTGCTCGAGTCTCTAAGCTTCCCCAGAAGTTGTCATAAATGCCGGATGGCCCAAAGCTACCTCCAGATACTTGAGCCTACTGGGTCACTTCAGCACTGAGATCATGTTCCATTGATTGA is a window encoding:
- the Pars2 gene encoding probable proline--tRNA ligase, mitochondrial; protein product: MEGLLTRCRTLSALAPCSLHHSRDIIHKGYRCASGRGQRLVLSRMFQPQNLREDQVLSLDGKASDLTCRSQRLMLQVGLILPASPGCYHLMPYTVRAVEKLVRVIDQEMQAIGGQKINMPSLSPAELWQATSRWDLMGRELLRLRDRHGKEYCLGPTHEEAVTALVASQKNLSYKQLPLLLYQVTRKFRDEPRPRFGLLRGREFYMKDMYTFDSSSEAAQETYGLVCDAYCRLFDRLGLRWVKARADVGSIGGTMSHEFQLPVDIGEDRLVVCPSCHFSANTEILDLSQKICPDCQGPLSETKGIEVGHTFYLGTKYSSIFSAHFNNAHGESLLCEMGCYGLGVTRILAAAIEVLSTEDCIRWPRLLAPYQVCVIPPKKGSKEAAATEIVEQLYDDVTEAVPQLRGEVVLDDRTHLTIGNRLKDANKLGYPFVIIAGKRALEDPAHFEVWSQNTGEVVFLTREGVMELLTGVHVV